One window of Mus caroli chromosome 11, CAROLI_EIJ_v1.1, whole genome shotgun sequence genomic DNA carries:
- the C11H5orf58 gene encoding putative uncharacterized protein C5orf58 homolog, which produces MFKNNHHDHKQKVEAMIKNINTISLEVKKMKELSQILLCDLNLQFGQPKKTEDHKEAEASHPFEEPEIPDGALASVRLSD; this is translated from the exons ATGTTTAAGAATAATCATCATGACCACAAGCAAAAAGTGGAAGCCATGATTAAGAACATTAATACAATTTCTTTGGAGGTAAAGAAGATGAAAG AACTCTCCCAGATCCTGCTCTGTGACCTCAATCTTCAGTTTGGTCAGCCCAAGAAGACAGAGGACCAcaaagaggcagaagcaagccaCCCATTTGAAGAGCCTGAGATTCCAGATGGGGCACTTGCTTCCGTCAGATTATCtgactga